The Cyanobacterium sp. T60_A2020_053 genome includes the window TTTTCCTAAACTGGGGGCTTCTTCTTGTAATCCACCAGAATCAGTTAAAAGGAAAAAACAGCTATTAATTGCGCCTACTAATTGCTCATAATCTAAAGGTTCAGTTAGAAATACTCTATCATGATTAGCAAAGGCTCTTTGTAGTGGTTCTCTTACGGTAGGATTACGATGAAGAGGTAATAAAATAGCTGTATCAGGAAATTTTGCCAAAATCGACTGTAAACCTTTGATAATATCCGCTAAGGGTTGCCCCCAATTTTCTCGGCGATGCACTGTCACCAATAAAACTCGATATTTTTGCCAGTTTAACCCTTCCACTTTACAAACGGGGTTTTGTTTTGCCACTGACAACAAGGCATCAATTACTGTGTTACCCGTTAAATGGATTTCTCCTGTTACCCCAGATTGGTGCAAATTTTCTACCGCTAGGGTGGTGGGCGCGAAGTGTAGTTGTGTTATTTGTGAAATTAAACGGCGGTTCGCTTCTTCAGGAAATGGGTTATAAATGTTATTAGTTCTTAATCCAGCCTCTACATGACCGAAGGGGATTTGTTGATAAAATGAGGCTAAACTAGCGGAAAATGCTGTGGTGGTATCTCCCTGTGCGATGACAAATTGAGGTTTAATGCGAGTGAAAATTTCTTCTAAACCCTTCAAGCTACGACAGGTAATATCGCTGAGGGTTTGTTGCGGTTGCATAATGTCTAAGTCTTCATGGGCGCTGAGGTTGAATAAATCCATCACCTGTTGCACCATTTCTCGGTGTTGCCCTGTTAAAATT containing:
- the wecB gene encoding UDP-N-acetylglucosamine 2-epimerase (non-hydrolyzing) encodes the protein MSKIICITLGTRPEAIKLAPVIQAFLSQPDFDTKVILTGQHREMVQQVMDLFNLSAHEDLDIMQPQQTLSDITCRSLKGLEEIFTRIKPQFVIAQGDTTTAFSASLASFYQQIPFGHVEAGLRTNNIYNPFPEEANRRLISQITQLHFAPTTLAVENLHQSGVTGEIHLTGNTVIDALLSVAKQNPVCKVEGLNWQKYRVLLVTVHRRENWGQPLADIIKGLQSILAKFPDTAILLPLHRNPTVREPLQRAFANHDRVFLTEPLDYEQLVGAINSCFFLLTDSGGLQEEAPSLGKPVLVLRETTERPEAVTAGTAKLIGTNAGQIFIEASNLLADKTQYQDMAEAINPFGDGKASARIVSITRNYLEGAG